The following DNA comes from Chitinophaga nivalis.
GGGTGGTAAAATGGTCATCCCTGTGGGTGGTAATGATGTGCAGCGGATGCTGCGGATTACCAAAATCAGCGATACCGAAAATGAACAGGAACTTTTTGATAACTTCTCCTTTGTGCCCATGCTGGCCGGTAAGAAATAAGCAAATCGTTGTACGGAGGCAGCAACGGGTCTCCCTGCCGGCAGGCGTTCATACGTTTACGTTATAGTCATTTTTTGCTGATAAAATCCGACGGCAGCCGGGTGGCAGTGTGATGCCCGATAAGGCCGTAAAAGGCCGCGATAGGGCCGGAAAAACAAAGCCGGCAGCGTGCGTACGCACCATCTGCCGGCCTGTGTGGTATTGCATTCACCTTCTTTATCATCACTTAAAAGCTTTGCATGGGATCGCCCATGGGCTGGTCGTTGCCGCCTGATGCTTTTTTCTTTTTGAAAAGGGCGGTATCAAATTTACCAAAGCGGTAACTGAAATTCAGTTTTACAATCCTGGACTCCCGCTTACGCACATAGTCCTGGGCGAAAGCCGGGGTAGCCTGGTTCAGCTCATACTCCCGGGTATTGAATACATCGGAGAGGCTGAGGGTGAGCGAGGTGGCTTTTTTCTTCCCGAAATCTTTTCTGACAGCCATATCCACCGTGCTGAATCCTTTGATGGTGCCCTGCGCAGAAGTAGGGATCATCATAAATCCACCGCCGCCCGGACCACGTCCGCCACCGGAAGCCGGCAGGGCGATAGTAGGCGCCTGGTAAGTGGCATTCACCTGTAAGGTAAAGCCGGCGGGCAGTTTGGTTTCGGAAATGATTTTGGCCATCCAGCTGAAACCATTGTTGTCGAAGGTTTCTCCGTTTGCGTTTACCTTCATATCTGTCTGATAGAGGTTCACATTGGTGGTGAGATCCCAGCCTTTCAGTACCTGGTTTTTCATCGTCAGTTCGGCGCCATAGGAGTTGCTCCTGTTGGCATTGATGAACTGGGTGAGCAATGTGTCTGCACCAATCGGTGTACTGATGGTGGAGATCATGTTATTGGTATTGCGGAAATAAACGCTGGCGAGGAGATTGCTGGTCTTCCAGTTTTTTACATAGGAAAACTCCAGGCTGTTGGTATATTCCGGTTTCAGGTTGGGATTCCCTTCGCGTTGGTTTTGCGGATCGCTGTAGTCGCGGTAAGGAATCAGCTGAAAGAAGTTGGGCCGGTTTACCCGACGGGAATAGTTCAATTGCAGTTCCTGGTCTTTTTTCAGCTTTTGTGATAAAAACAAGCTGGGAAAGAAGCCCGGGGTAGCCTTTGTAGGCTTATAGGTAGCTTTGCCCGGAATTTCGCCGGCATACACATATTGCTCTATACGTAATCCTGCCTGGTACCCGAAGTTCCCCATGGTATTGGCGAAGTTGGCATAACCGGCATAGATTTCCTCGTTGTATTTATAGTTGTTGGAAAGCTGGTTGTTGTAGATAAAATGGTTGCTCAGGGTGTCTTTATCATACACATCATACGAGCTGCTGAAGCGGCGTAACGTGGTTTTGACACCGGTTTCGAGCTTCCCTTTTTTACCGATGGGCGTGGTGTAATCTGTTTGCACAGTCACAAAAGTGGTGCTGCCGGCGGAAGTGTTCTGCTGCAGCAGGGATTGCCCGAGTGCTTGTCCGGCGGCATTTTTCGCCTGTGTAACGTAAGATCCGTCACGACCGCTGTTGGTGGTGTTGTAGTTGATATCTGCCGTCCATTCCCGCTCCGGTTTGGCGAAAGTATGCCGGAAACCCAGCTGGGTGGTATAGTTACGGAAGTTGAAATCATTCGTTGTGGCACGGTCACTTAGTCTGGTGATACGATGAGCCTTGTTGGAAAAAGTGCTGAGCAGGTCTTCGGTATTTTTGAAGTCGCCCGCCACAATGTTCTGTGATAAGGAGATCGTATTGCGGTTATCGATGGTATAGTCTACACCAAAGCGGCCAAACTGGAACAGGGGCTTGCTTTCGCTGTTGCTTTGCTGCAGCAGGTAGCTGGTATCTGCTCCTTTACCACCGAAGTTGCTGCGGTTGGTAGTACCTTCGCCCCAGCTTTGGTTGGCATTGATGTTATAGTTGGCAAATACATTGAACTTACCCTGACGAATGCTGATATTACCGCCGCCATTGTATTTGTTGTTGTTACCAATACCTGCCTGTACAACGCCGTTGAAACCGGCCTTCCTGTTTTTCTTCAACACAATGTTCAGAATACCAGACATCCCTTCTGCATCGTATTTCGCAGAGGGATTGGTGACCAGCTCCACGCTTTCAATAGCATCGGCCGGAATCTGATCCAGGGTGAGGGTAGAGGGTTTACCATCTACAAAAATGGTAGGCGCGGCGTTGCGTACAGTCACATTGCCATCCAGGTCTACGTTGACAGAAGGTACACTTTTCAGTACATCGGTAGCGGTACCACCTGCACTGGTGAGGTTTCTGTCTACATTGAATATCTTTTTATCGATACCCATGGTGAACGCACTTTTTTGCCCGGTTACTTCCACGCCTTGCAACAGTTTTACATTTTGCTGCAATTTGATGTTGCCCAGGTCCTGCTCTATGCTTTGACCTGTGATGGTGACTTTCTTCTGTACGCTGTTATAGCCCATGAAGTTGATACGCATGATATACGTGCCAAAGGCCAGTCCTTCCAGGCTGAAATCACCGTTGGCTTTTGTGAGCATGCCGGTAACCAGGGAAGAGTCGCGCTGTTTCAATAATGTAACGGATGCATAGGGAACAGGTTTCCCGGTTTGTGCATCCAGTAATTTCCCATATAAGCGTCCTGGCATGGGCATGACAGGTCGGTTTGGTCGGTCTTGGGTGGGTTGTGGTGTCCGCGTTTTTCCTGTTTCGGGCGCCTGTGCATAAGTGTGTAGCTGCCATAGAAAGATGCCAGCCAGCACTGCGTAGCTTTTTTTCATCCTGCTTATTTTTTGTCCGGACTTTATTCTCAGAACAGGAGACAAAAATATCAGGGTAAAGAGATGAATGGTTTAATATTGTGATGAGTGGAGTTTTTATATATCCCAGCACAAAAAAACGAGCGCTAAAAGGTCTTAACAGTAGTTAACAAAGGATGTTTTCCGGCACCGGCAGATCCCGGTTAGGCGCCGGTTGTAGCTTATAGCAGGTGATGCAGCAGCAGTGTAATCAGGCCAATCAGGAAGCCGGTGACAGCGCCCAGCCACTTAAAGTGTTGGAGGGTAGCCGACAGCAGTTCCTGCGTGAGGGATTCCATTTTTTCAGCAGAGATACCCGCTATTTTCTGTGTTACTATTTTTTCCAGATCGAGGTCCTGTTCTACGTTATCCAGGTATTGACCGATCATTACCGGAAACAGGGTATCCATTTCCGCTACCAGGTGTGTTTTGATCTGTTGTACAATGCTGTCGCCGATGAACATGGACAACACTGGCATGGCTTTCGGCAGGCGTTCCCGCAGGAAGCTGTCCAGGTGGGTTTCTACGACAGGGATGATATTCTTTATTTTATCGGGGTCAGTCAGTTTGGTTTTCACTTCCTGGAAGGAAAATAGTTGCTGGCCTACCAGTGCCCCGATGCGGGCTGCCAGTGCCTGTTGTCTTTTGGGAAATAATCCCTGCAGGGTGAAAAGGCCCAGGTTAACCGGCCGCCGGGGATGAAACAGTAATTTAATCGCCAGGCTGTTGATCAGCCAGCCGATGATAGCGGCAATAATGGGAATGATATAGCTCATGCAGTTGATACAGATTTATAGTGCGATGGTATACTACGCGCCCACAAATTTAACAGGTGTGGATTAATATTCATAATAAACCCGGTGGGCTATTGTAAAAGAAATACCTGGTATTGCCTCTTACAAGGTTATCTGTTGCCGGTTATTTTACACGGCCCCTCAAAAATGGGCAGGTGGCTGAGGAAGATCGTCAGGGGGATGGGTAGGTTTGTACTGAGGTGTATTTTATGCTTACCGTTCCAAAGTTTACTTTAAAGTATAGCATGATGAAGCTTTATAACGTACCCCAATTGTTTGGCCCTTGCCTATTACATGAAAATAAGATGCTGGAAAAATTCATTGAAGCGCGCACCCTGCAATGGTTGTACGATCTTCAATTAATGAGCGAAGCGAAATAGCTCTTTTATAAGCAGCCATGTTTTACCTCCCTGATTGTAAGAAGTTTTACAGAACAAATATGGTGAGCGTTTCCTGCCAGGCGGCGCCAGATGGATATCTTTTGTGAAACCATTCTTGTTTGCTGCTTTGCGGTAGAAAATGCTTATTTTCGTATGCCATCTCAACGCACTAACTTTTCCTCCTGATTCCCGGCTATTGATATTATTTTACCCGAAAAATCCAAAGGCATTCATTGTGTTAAGGTGGATCATTCGTTTTACTAAGGTAGTAGTAAGCATTTCTGGTAATATAGTATCAATCATGCGCTACTTATCCCTTTATATGGACTATGTATTCCCTTTTTCAATATCCTGTAGGTTGGTTTGAAAGCCAGCTTTATAAACCAGCCAGATAGCAGATGGTGGGATACCAGCTGTTATTCCTGATAAACCCGGCGTGCTGAGCGGATAGTAAACTACTTTCAGGGGGGATTTGGAGGTCTTTGCCGATGTATGGACCTTGATAAGGGCATGTAAAGCGCCATAAATTTTTCAGGGAGTATTTTTAATGGCGGAAAAAAGGCTTAAAAACATCGGCAAATTTAACTAAAGAAAAAAATGGTGTGGCCGGAAAAGAACGATTGATTTTGTTGGAAGTGCATTTTAACGGTCAGCATTTTTTTGTTCCGTTTTTTGTTCCTGTTTTTGTTCCGTGGAAAATTTGAAGCAGCAAAAAAAAGAGAGAGATGATTTAAAAAGAAAAAGCCCGAAAGTCTTTAACTTCCGGGCTTTTAGGGTGATCGAGGGGTTTCGAACCCCCGACCCTCAGAACCACAATCTGATGCTCTAACCAACTGAGCTACGACCACCGTTTTATCTTCGTTTGTGTGTGTTATTCCGTTGTTGGGAGTGCAAAGATAACGCAAAGTATTTTTAAATTCCAAATACTTTTTAAAAATTTTTTTCAGCGGGTTATATATGGGTCTTAAAAAGATGTTTGCATCTTGTTTTTCCCATTTCATTTTTCCCACAAAAAACATTTCCGGAGATATTGTTTTTTGCTGCTTTATAAAAACGATTGACATGGATCATCTTATAACCGATCTGTTTTCTTTTAAAACAACAGGCCGGCATCTCCCGTAAAACTGTTGCCCAGTATATATTTTCCTTTGGTGGATGCGTTTGGTGTGATTCCCGAAATCCCGTATCTTTGCGCACTTTCCCATTTCATTCCCATTTTTATAAGTAGTTGATTATCAACTAAATGCTGTGCTATCGCATGGACGAAATCTTGTTTTCAGGTGTTTTGGCATCCCAGCGATGAAAATGTTTGCCCGGTATCAGAAAAAATGACAATTCCCTAGTAGGAGTGTTTTTTATTATAAGTACTTAATATTTAATTGTATATACATTATGGATCAGCTAAAACTGAAGTTACAGGAATACTATCAGCGTTACCAGCAAATGGACCAACGGGTGAAACCTGGAAAAGAGGAGCCTGGTTTTGAGGACGTGCTGGACATGGAAAATGACATTCTTTCGCAGTTTGGATTACCGACCTCCCGGCGATTTGTACAAATCCTGCACGACTTTGTACATCACGGACATGTAAGCGATCAGCTGCTGGATTATGTAAGTAAAAAACTACGGTCAGCCGCACGTAAATATCTGCTGGCACCTGTTATGTCAGATATTGATCTTTTAGAAGGCGCCCGCGAACAGAAACGCAGCCCTTATGACGTACTGCCGGAACTGGGCTACCCCTCGCAGGAATATGCCTTGTTCCTGGTCGGGGAATTATACTATCGCCGGAATATGACAGCGGGAGATATTCTGGAGGAACTGAAAAAAATGCAGCATTACAACAGTTGGAATGACCTGATGCTGCTCAGCAAAATACATAATCATACCACGCATGAACTGTATGCCCTGCTCAAAAAACAGGAATTACGTTTTGTGGATGATTTCATTCAGCACCTCCGCCGCCAGGAAACTACCCGGCTGGTGAACAAGCGTCCTTCTCCCACAGAAGAAGGCTACAAGCCTAATTATAAAACCATTACCAAAGTGCAGGTAGAAGATATCATCTTTGATGAACAAACAACCCCCAGCCTCTTTGGTAAAGTAAAAAATGGCAGAAGCTATACCCGTATTACCATCAGCCTGGAGTTCTCAGAACTGAACCAGATTCTGATGAGCAGCGATGAACTGGGGGTGGAAATCAGCAACCATATTAAAAAACGTCTGAGTAATCCCACCGCAGAAAAACCTACGGTCATAGATATACGCGCTGAATTCGGCAACGTATTGAAACTCGACAACTGTTACCTGGAAGTATATAAACCACAACACCGAGAAGGGAATAAGTGGGTAGAAGATAAAGACAACTTCTACTTCGTGGATAAAATTCTTTCTAAAAAAGAATTTGAAAAACGTACCAAAGAAGAAGAGGTGAAACGTAAAATACAGGAATGTCTGGAACTGATTGGCGGCTCCTATGTTTATTACCAGCGTTTACGCCGGTTAGGCATCACAGATGAAGAAGCCAAACTGCGCGCCGGCCTGCAGGATGAACTGTTGTTTAAACTATCGTTCTTCCTGAATAAAGTAAAGGAATAACACACCACCAACATTACATATTAAGTATTTCGGATGAAGGAGAAGGTATGCGGAAATGATCCGTATATCTTCTCCTTCATGCGTTATAATTCTTTGGTAATTGCTTAAGTTTGAACAAAAAAGCAATGGAAGAATTAACACTCGGTACCGGTTCCAGGGTACAACATGCACACTATGGCCAGGGCGTAATTATAGCGGTGAAATACGCACAGTACCGCGTTACTTTTATGGATCACGGCATCAAGATGATCGATAAAACAGATCCTTTGTTTGAAGTACTGGTGGCAGAAAATGTAACCCCCGAAGTAGAAACCGCTTCTGATGTGGAAACCTCTTTGCTGAAAATTCTGCGCCTGTGGGGCGGCATTACAGAAGTAGTTCCCCTTGGCGATCGCTGGAAAGGCGGTACCCTGTTACTGCAGCCCTCCGATGCCGGTCTGAAAGCCAAAGAAGTGCCTATAGAAACCTTCTTCCATAAAATAGTGATGCTGCGCGACCGCCTCCGCGTACTGGAACAAAACATCAACAGTCATAAAGTACTGACCGATGAAGAGAAGATAAACATGCAACAATATATTACCCGCATCTATGGTTCTTTAACCACCTTTAATGTATTATTCCGCGATAAGGAACATTGGTTTACCGGTGAGAAAACCGGCAACGATTAATGATCTTTTGCTGCCGGATAGATTTGTTCCATCGACCAGCGGTAAGGTTCCAGCATATGGTGGATGAAGATATTTTTTCCATCAAACGGAAATTTTTCATCGTAGCCTTTAACAGGATATAAAATAACCGGCGTACCGGCTGGTGTGTAATTGTGACTGTTCACAAAATCAGGCCGCTGGTACTCCGGTAGTACTTTGCGTACCCGTGTGTACACCATCTTTCCCAGTATCCGCTGCATACGCCGGCTCGCTCTTTTGGCCGGCCGGTCTAATCTGCCATAGGTGTAGCGGAGCGCCTGCCGCAGGAACCATTGCTGTTTTTTCAGTGCACCGGATATATCGGTAAATGGATTCACAGTATTAAAATCGCGGGTGGTTTGTATAGAGAAAGGTGTTTCCGGCACCCAGTCCCGTGGATTAATCACACGCAGGCCCCATCCATCCCGGGTAATGTAATCGAAATCGTAGGCGTAGTACAGATTGCCCGGTTTAGGCGCCGCACTGCAATAGGTTTTCCACACAATGTCTTTGGGCAGCTGATCGAGGTATTGCAGATAGGAGCGTAGTAAAAAAGCAATCGCACCACCCTGGCTATGGCCGAAAATAATAAATTCGTGTATGCCTTGCCGGTAGCAATCATGCACCTGACGCAGGATATCCGGGGCGAGAGCCGCCAGTCCTACCATCCAGCCCGCATGTACATAGGCCCGGTCGTCTGCCGATAGCTTGTAATTAAACCGGGTGCTGTCGTTCAGTTGCAGCATACCCTGCGCCGGTATCATGCCGGCATAGAAATTCTCCATCCAGGATGTAGCGGTACCATTGGTACCCCGTATCACAATAATGGCTACCTCTTTGTTACGTAACCACAAGTCCCAGCGATTCACGAGACCTACCTCCGGTGAACGATAAACCAGCCTGGCATCGCGCGGCGGCTCCGACTTGACCTTCGTCCACGGGGTATCTCCAAACCGGTCGGCCAGTTTCAGCAATTCTCCATATTCAACCGGATCAAAATGCGGCGTTAAATGTTGTGCAAAAGAATTTTTTGCAAGAGATACTAAAAATAGAAAACAAATCAGTGAAATACGGCTACCCATAGATAATAACGAATTACAGATAACAAATTACGAATGAAATGATAATGAATGATGAATTTTTTAAGAGAAACTGCAACATTCCTACCGCATATATTGTTGTAAAAGCGTTTAACTTTCAAGCCTAAATTAAAAGATATGTCAAAGAGAATTGAGCATGACTTCCTGGGTGAGAAAGAAATACCACATGATGTATACTATGGCATTCAGACACTGCGTGCCCTGGAAAACTTTCATATTACAGGGATTCCCCTGATGGTAGAACCGATTTTTGTGCAAAGCCTGGGATATGTGAAGAAAGCTGCTGCGATGGCTAACCGTGACTTAGGCGTGCTCGACAAAGATATTGCTGCTTACATTATCAAAGCCTGTGATCGGGTGATCGCCGGTGAATTCAATAACCAGTTTCTCAGCGACCTGATTCAGGGCGGCGCCGGTACTTCGGTAAACATGAACGCCAATGAAGTGATTGCCAATGTGGCCCTGGAAATGATGGGCAAGGAAAAAGGACAGTATGATTTCTGTCATCCCAATAACCATGTGAACTGCTCCCAGTCTACCAACGATGCGTATCCAACGGCTTTCCGCATTGCGCTGATCAATAAACTGACTGGTTACAGCAACACATTGGGCGACCTGGCCAATGCCTTCGGAGAAAAAGGAATAGAGTTCCGGAATGTCCTGAAGATGGGCCGTACCCAGTTGCAGGATGCCGTGCCGATGAGCCTGGGCGACGAGTTTAAGGCATTTGCCACCAACCTGAATGAAGAACTCTCCCGCATCGAAGACAGCAAACGCCTCATCTCTGAAATCAATATGGGCGCTACCGCCATCGGTACCAGCGTAAATGCGCCTAAAGGATATGCAGACCTGGTGACGCAATATTTAAGAGAAGTAACGGGCCTGGAACTGGTGCTGGCAGGCGATCTGATAGAAGCTACCTACGATACCGGTGCGTATGTGCAATTGTCTGGTGTGCTGAAACGTACTGCGGTAAAGGTATCCAAGATCTGTAATGACCTGCGCCTGTTATCCTCCGGACCACGGACAGGGCTGAACGAAATTAACCTGCCGCCTATGCAGCCAGGATCTTCTATCATGCCAGGTAAAGTGAATCCCGTGATTCCGGAAGTGGTGAACCAAACTGCGTTCTACGTGATTGGCGCAGACCTCACCGTTACCATGGCTGCAGAAGCCGGACAGCTACAGCTGAATGTGATGGAGCCGGTGATCTCTTTTGCGCTGTTTACCGCCATTACCTATATGACCAATGCCTGTCGTACCCTGCGGGAGAAATGTGTATTGGGCATTACCGCCAATGCCGAACGTACCCGCGATATGGTGATGAACAGTATTGGTATTGTGACGCAGCTCAACCCGGTGATCGGTTATGAAAAATGTTCTGCCATTGCCCGCG
Coding sequences within:
- the aspA gene encoding aspartate ammonia-lyase; this translates as MSKRIEHDFLGEKEIPHDVYYGIQTLRALENFHITGIPLMVEPIFVQSLGYVKKAAAMANRDLGVLDKDIAAYIIKACDRVIAGEFNNQFLSDLIQGGAGTSVNMNANEVIANVALEMMGKEKGQYDFCHPNNHVNCSQSTNDAYPTAFRIALINKLTGYSNTLGDLANAFGEKGIEFRNVLKMGRTQLQDAVPMSLGDEFKAFATNLNEELSRIEDSKRLISEINMGATAIGTSVNAPKGYADLVTQYLREVTGLELVLAGDLIEATYDTGAYVQLSGVLKRTAVKVSKICNDLRLLSSGPRTGLNEINLPPMQPGSSIMPGKVNPVIPEVVNQTAFYVIGADLTVTMAAEAGQLQLNVMEPVISFALFTAITYMTNACRTLREKCVLGITANAERTRDMVMNSIGIVTQLNPVIGYEKCSAIAREALETGKSVHDIVVKEQQLITQEKWDEIFTFDNLIRPQFIQ
- a CDS encoding lipase family protein, with amino-acid sequence MGSRISLICFLFLVSLAKNSFAQHLTPHFDPVEYGELLKLADRFGDTPWTKVKSEPPRDARLVYRSPEVGLVNRWDLWLRNKEVAIIVIRGTNGTATSWMENFYAGMIPAQGMLQLNDSTRFNYKLSADDRAYVHAGWMVGLAALAPDILRQVHDCYRQGIHEFIIFGHSQGGAIAFLLRSYLQYLDQLPKDIVWKTYCSAAPKPGNLYYAYDFDYITRDGWGLRVINPRDWVPETPFSIQTTRDFNTVNPFTDISGALKKQQWFLRQALRYTYGRLDRPAKRASRRMQRILGKMVYTRVRKVLPEYQRPDFVNSHNYTPAGTPVILYPVKGYDEKFPFDGKNIFIHHMLEPYRWSMEQIYPAAKDH
- a CDS encoding outer membrane beta-barrel family protein; protein product: MKKSYAVLAGIFLWQLHTYAQAPETGKTRTPQPTQDRPNRPVMPMPGRLYGKLLDAQTGKPVPYASVTLLKQRDSSLVTGMLTKANGDFSLEGLAFGTYIMRINFMGYNSVQKKVTITGQSIEQDLGNIKLQQNVKLLQGVEVTGQKSAFTMGIDKKIFNVDRNLTSAGGTATDVLKSVPSVNVDLDGNVTVRNAAPTIFVDGKPSTLTLDQIPADAIESVELVTNPSAKYDAEGMSGILNIVLKKNRKAGFNGVVQAGIGNNNKYNGGGNISIRQGKFNVFANYNINANQSWGEGTTNRSNFGGKGADTSYLLQQSNSESKPLFQFGRFGVDYTIDNRNTISLSQNIVAGDFKNTEDLLSTFSNKAHRITRLSDRATTNDFNFRNYTTQLGFRHTFAKPEREWTADINYNTTNSGRDGSYVTQAKNAAGQALGQSLLQQNTSAGSTTFVTVQTDYTTPIGKKGKLETGVKTTLRRFSSSYDVYDKDTLSNHFIYNNQLSNNYKYNEEIYAGYANFANTMGNFGYQAGLRIEQYVYAGEIPGKATYKPTKATPGFFPSLFLSQKLKKDQELQLNYSRRVNRPNFFQLIPYRDYSDPQNQREGNPNLKPEYTNSLEFSYVKNWKTSNLLASVYFRNTNNMISTISTPIGADTLLTQFINANRSNSYGAELTMKNQVLKGWDLTTNVNLYQTDMKVNANGETFDNNGFSWMAKIISETKLPAGFTLQVNATYQAPTIALPASGGGRGPGGGGFMMIPTSAQGTIKGFSTVDMAVRKDFGKKKATSLTLSLSDVFNTREYELNQATPAFAQDYVRKRESRIVKLNFSYRFGKFDTALFKKKKASGGNDQPMGDPMQSF
- a CDS encoding DUF445 domain-containing protein, which gives rise to MSYIIPIIAAIIGWLINSLAIKLLFHPRRPVNLGLFTLQGLFPKRQQALAARIGALVGQQLFSFQEVKTKLTDPDKIKNIIPVVETHLDSFLRERLPKAMPVLSMFIGDSIVQQIKTHLVAEMDTLFPVMIGQYLDNVEQDLDLEKIVTQKIAGISAEKMESLTQELLSATLQHFKWLGAVTGFLIGLITLLLHHLL